The proteins below are encoded in one region of Amycolatopsis magusensis:
- a CDS encoding MlaE family ABC transporter permease, protein MSSATSAKIPGIGMLRETGKLFALGLDVIRGMFQRPFQVREFIQQSWFIASVTVLPTALVAIPFGALVALQLGSLITQLGAQSFIGAASVLAIIQQAAPIVTALLVAGAGGSAICADIGARTIREEIDAMEVLGVSAVQRLIVPRVLASMLVAVLLNGVVSVIGVLGGYFFNVVLQGGTPGAYLASFSALAQLPDLWISELKALIFGFIAGVVAAYRGLNPPPGPKGVGDAVNQAVVITFLLLFFVNFILTLLYLQVVPAKGS, encoded by the coding sequence ATGAGTTCGGCCACCTCCGCCAAGATCCCCGGGATCGGCATGCTCCGCGAGACCGGGAAGCTGTTCGCGCTCGGCCTCGACGTCATCCGCGGGATGTTCCAGCGCCCGTTCCAGGTGCGCGAGTTCATCCAGCAGTCCTGGTTCATCGCCAGCGTCACCGTCCTGCCGACGGCGCTGGTCGCCATCCCGTTCGGCGCGCTGGTCGCGCTGCAGCTCGGCTCGCTGATCACCCAGCTCGGCGCGCAGTCGTTCATCGGCGCGGCGAGCGTGCTGGCGATCATCCAGCAGGCCGCCCCGATCGTGACCGCGCTGCTGGTCGCCGGTGCCGGTGGCTCGGCGATCTGCGCGGACATCGGCGCCCGCACCATCCGCGAAGAGATCGACGCGATGGAGGTGCTCGGCGTCTCCGCGGTGCAGCGGCTGATCGTGCCGCGCGTGCTCGCCTCGATGCTCGTCGCGGTGCTGCTCAACGGCGTGGTCAGCGTGATCGGCGTGCTCGGCGGATACTTCTTCAACGTGGTGCTGCAGGGGGGTACGCCGGGTGCCTACCTGGCCAGCTTCTCCGCGCTGGCCCAGTTGCCCGACCTCTGGATCAGCGAGCTGAAGGCGCTCATCTTCGGGTTCATCGCCGGGGTGGTGGCGGCCTACCGCGGGCTGAACCCGCCGCCGGGGCCGAAGGGCGTCGGTGACGCGGTCAACCAGGCCGTGGTGATCACCTTCCTGCTGCTGTTCTTCGTCAACTTCATCCTGACCCTGCTGTACCTGCAGGTCGTTCCGGCGAAGGGGAGCTAG